One genomic window of Equus caballus isolate H_3958 breed thoroughbred chromosome 6, TB-T2T, whole genome shotgun sequence includes the following:
- the OR6C325 gene encoding olfactory receptor family 6 subfamily C member 325 produces MRNHTVTRFILLGLTDDPQLQGLLLIFLFFTYLLSVTGNLAIISLTLMDHHLKTPMYFFLQNFSCLEILFTSACIPRYLYNLSVGDKTIAYCFCFIQAFFADLFGVTEFFLLATMSYDRYIAICQPLHYTTVMSSTVCRRLILCCWMAGLLIILPPFSLSQNLEFCDSNVIDGFLCDVSLFLQISCSDTWVVEQMVIVCAVLTFITTLLCVVLSYICIIKTIVRFPSAQQRKKAFSTCSSHMVVVSITYGSCIFVYVKPSAKESAAINKGVAVLTTSIAPMLNPFIYTLRNKQVKQAFNASIKRIVLSSQK; encoded by the coding sequence ATGAGAAACCATACAGTAACAAGATTCATTCTCCTGGGACTAACAGATGACCCACAACTTCAGggtctgcttttaatttttctattttttacctACTTATTGAGTGTAACTGGGAACCTAGCTATCATCTCACTTACATTAATGGACCATCACCTTAAAACACCAATGTACTTTTTCCTACAAAATTTTTCCTGCTTAGAGATCTTATTCACATCGGCTTGTATTCCTAGATACTTATATAACCTATCAGTAGGTGACAAGACTATTGCctactgtttttgtttcattcaagCATTTTTTGCTGATCTTTTTGGAGTGACTGAATTTTTTCTCCTGGCCAccatgtcctatgaccgctacATTGCCATCTGCCAACCCCTGCATTACACTACCGTCATGAGCAGCACAGTCTGCAGAAGACTCATCCTTTGCTGTTGGATGGCTGGCTTGTTAATCATACTCCCACCATTTAGCTTGAGTCAAAATCTGGAATTCTGTGACTCTAATGTCATTGATGGCTTTCTATGTGATGTGTCTCTCTTCCTGCAGATTTCATGCTCAGACACGTGGGTCGTTGAGCAGATGGTTATAGTCTGTGCTGTGTTGACCTTCATCACAACCCTTCTTTGTGTAGTTCTCTCCTACATATGCATAATCAAGACTATTGTAAGATTCCCctctgctcagcaaaggaaaaaagccttTTCTACCTGTTCTTCTCACATGGTTGTTGTTTCTATCACCTATGGCAGCTGCATCTTCGTTTATGTCAAACCTTCAGCAAAGGAATCAGCAGCTATTAATAAGGGTGTGGCAGTCCTCACAACTTCCATCGCTCCTATGTTGAACCCCTTCATTTACACCTTGAGAAACAAGCAAGTAAAACAAGCCTTCAATGCCTCAATCAAAAGAATTGTCTTATCTTCCCAGAAGTAA